CATGCCACGCGCTTTCTGTTTACCAAATAATTGCTCTGCACCGCCACCGATTGCACCTGAGAGGCCGGCGCTTTTCCCTGACTGTAGCAATACCACTGCAATTAAAGATATACAAACGATAATCAATAGCACGACCAGTAGTGTTTGCATGTGGTAATCCCTCCGAATGATATTAACATTATGCATTTTATCAGATATGACGGGTGATTGCAAACTGGGAAGAGCAACCGCAGTGCCCTTCCGTCCACCTACCTGCAGTCCCTGATGAACGCTTCAACTTCCCCCTGTTCAGGGATGCTCGTGATGGCGCCTCTTTTAGATGTGGAGAGGGCACCGACTGCATTCGCAAAGCGGAGCACCTCCGGGCCGTTCTGCCTCAGGGTTTCAAGGGCGGACCCGGAGTCCGAGGAAAGCTTACGGAGCACTGCCCCTATGAATGCATCCCCTGCGCCGGTCGTATCGATGGTCTCCACTTCAAAGCCCGGATGCTCACAGCGTCCGCCTTCCCTGAAGAGTATCTCACTGCCAAGCGGCCCTTTCGTATAGATGACGGCTTCTGTATCCCCTGTGAAAAGTGCGCCCAGGGCAGTGGATTCCCTACTGATTCCGGTGATGAACTCAAGCTCTTCATCCGACACCTTTATGATATCGGCAAAACCCATGAATTCACGCACCGCTTTCCGGCACGCCTCTTCATCTTCCCACAGCGGCAGGCGGATGTTCGGATCGAAGACGATGGTGCCGCCCGCCTCCTTCACCTTCTGGATCACCGTCCGGTGTGTCTCCTTCATGACACTCTCCACAAGGTCGACCGAACAGAAATGCAGGATGTCGGACTTCGCGAAGTCGATTCCGCTGACTGCCGCACTGTCATATAGAAGATCGGCCGAAGGGTTCCTGTAGAACGAAAAGTCCCTGTTCCCCGCCTCATCAAGAGAGACGAAGGCAAGTCCCGTATTCGCTTCATGTGTCCGGGTGATGTACGCCGTATGTACCCCCTTCGCTTCAAGGAGTTCCAGTATACGGTCACCGAATGCGTCTGTGCCGAGCTGTGTCAGAAGATGGGATTCCCCGCCGAGTATCGCATGTGCCGCAGCGACATTCGCCGGTGCACCCCCGACCTGTGGCTCGAAGCCATCGACATCCTTCAGCTTCCTCCCCTTTTCTGAAGGTATGAAATCGATCAGTGCTTCTCCGATAGTATAAAGGCGTTTCAACATCACCATCTCCATTCTTATGCTTGTTGCGAGAATTATATCATATGAGCGGCAGCGGTTTCTCCATAAAAAAAGCCTCCCCTGGCAGGGAGGCTATGATCTGTACTACTTCTTGTCCAGATTATAGAAGGAGGAGAGTCCTTCGTATTTTGCCGTTTCGAACAGTTCGTCTTCAATCCTGAGCAGCTGATTGTACTTCGCCACCCGGTCCGTACGGGATGGTGCACCTGTCTTGATCTGTCCGGCATTGACCGCAACAGCGATGTCTGCAATCGTCGTATCTTCCGTTTCGCCAGAGCGGTGGGAGATGACGGCTGTGTAGCCGGCACGTTTTGCCATTTCAATCGCTTCAAATGTTTCTGTCAGCGTTCCGATCTGGTTGACCTTGATCAGGATGGCATTGCCGACACCTTCATTGATTGCGCGGGCAAGTTTCGTCGTGTTCGTCACGAAGAGATCATCGCCGACGAGCTGTACCTTGTCACCAAGCTTCTCGGTGAGCAGGCGCGTACCTTCCCAGTCGTTTTCATCCAGGCCATCCTCGATGGAGATGATCGGGTATTTCTCGATCATTTCTGCATACCAGTTGACCATCTCTTCAGATGTGTAGGATTTGCCTTCACCTTTGAGTTCATATTTGCCTGTTTTTGCATCATAGAACTCACTGGAAGCGGCATCCATTGCGAGACGGATCTGGTCGCCTGGTTTATATCCTGCCTTCTCCACTGCTTCAATGATTGTTGACAGCGCCTCTTCATTGGATCCAAGGTTCGGTGCGAATCCACCTTCATCACCAACACCAGTGTTGTAGCCTTTATCCTTCAGCACCTTCTTCAGGTTATGGAAGATTTCAGCTCCCATGCGGAGGCCTTCCTTGAATGACTCTGCGCCGACAGGCATGATCATGAATTCCTGGATATCGACGTTGTTGTCTGCGTGCTCTCCGCCGTTGATGATGTTCATCATCGGTACTGGAAGCTGCACAGCACCGAAGCCGCCCAGATATTTATAGAGGGGCTGGCCGAGGAGATCCGCTGCAGCTTTCGCTACGGCCATTGAAACTCCGAGGATGGCATTGGCGCCGAGCTTCCCTTTATTTTCAGTACCATCGAGTGCGATCATCATCTTATCGATCGATACCTGCTCGAGTACACTGAAGTCGCCATCTACAAGTTCAGGCCCGATGACTTCATTGACGTTCTCGACTGCTTCTTCGACACCTTTTCCGACGTAACGTGTGTCATCGCCGTCACGCAGTTCGACAGCTTCATATTCTCCTGTGGAGGCACCTGAAGGGACGAGTGCACGTCCAAAGGCGCCGCTTTCCGTCAATACTTCCACCTCAACTGTCGGATTCCCGCGGGAATCGAGGACTTCGCGTGCATAAACATCTGTAATTAATGGCATATCAATGTCTCCTTTTGTGTTGGTTTATATATTTGTCAGGAAAGGATACCTTTCCGGCAACAACTATCTGATTAGACTTTCACCTGTCATTTCTTCCGGCTTATCGATGCCCATCAGGTCGAGGAGGGTTGGGGCAAGGTCGGCCAGACGGCCGCTTCCCACTTCCACGCCCTCTTTGGTGACGATGACCGGCACAGGGTTTGTAGTATGCGCAGTCATCGGTTCCCCTTCGATGGTCGTGACTTCGTCGGAGTTGCCGTGGTCTGCGGTGATGATTGCTGTACCGCCCTGGGCGAGTATCTCATCGACGATCGGGCCGAGACACTCATCCACTGCTTCAATCGCCTTGACGGTCGGCTCCAGCTTGCCGCTGTGTCCGACCATGTCCGGGTTGGCAAAGTTCAGGATGACGAGGTCGAGGTCTTCCTTGGCAAGCTCATCCATGCAGCGGTCCCTCACTTCGTAGGCGCTCATTTCGGGCTGGAGATCATAGGTCGGCACTTTCGGGGAATCGATCAGCGCACGGCGCTCACCGTCGAATTCATTGTGCCGTCCCCCGCTCATGAAATAGGTCACATGCGGGTACTTTTCCGTCTCTGCAATGCGCAACTGTCTCTTGCCCGCCTTGGAGACGACTTCCCCTATCGTGTTGATGATGTCATCCTTTTCAAAGACGACATCCGCCACTACATTGTCACTGTATTTTGTGAAGGTGACGAATTTCAAGTCCGAATACTTCTCCTCGATTTCGAAGCCCATGAACTCCTCATTGGTATACACTTCGGACAGCTGGGCTGCACGGTCGGGACGGAAATTGTAGAAGATGACTGCATCATTATTCATGATGCCGCGGTCGTAGTCGCCGTCCTGGCCGAATACGATGAAGGGCTTGACGAACTCGTCATGGATGCCTTCTTCATAGCTCGCACGGATGCCTTCTTCAGCATTATCGAACCTTTCACCGACACCATTCGACATCGCCTGATATGCGAGCTCCTCACGATCCCAGCGCTTGTCCCGGTCCATGGCGTAATAACGGCCGCTGACTGTGGCAAATTCACCGATGCCGATTTCCTCAAAGCGCTTTTCCGACTCTTTGACATAGTTGATGGCGGATTCCTGATTGACATCACGGCCATCGAGGAATGCGTGTACATAGACATTCTTCAGGCCTTTCTCCTTGGCCATCCTGAGGATAGCGAACAGATGCTCATAATGGGAATGCACCCCGCCGTCACTGAGCAGGCCCATCACATGCAGGGCACTGTCATTCTCATTCACATGATCCATAGCATCAAGCAATACTTCATTGCGGAAGAAATCCCCATCCTCTATGGACTTGTTGATCCTCGTCAGGCTCTGATAGACGACGCGGCCCGCACCGATGTTCAGATGCCCGACTTCCGAGTTGCCCATCTGCCCTTCCGGCAGACCGACATCAAGACCGCAGGCACTGAGTTCATTATGCGGATATTTATTGAAATAGCGGTCGAAGTTCGGTTTGTTGGCCGCCTTAACGGCGTTTCCTTTCACTTCATCCCTGTTGGCGAAGCCATCGAGGATGATGAGACCTACTGGTTTTGCCATCATTTAGCACCTTCCAACAGTTGAACGAAGGACTCGGGTTCCAGTGAGGCACCGCCGACCAATGCACCATCGATATGCTCCTGTGCCATATACTCCTTGATGTTCCCAGGCTTTACGGAACCGCCGTATTGGATGCGGATTGCATCTGCAGTCTCCTGGTCATATAGTGAAGCGACCGTTTCACGGATGACGCCGCACATTTCATTGGCATCGTCGCTGGTTGCGGATTTGCCTGTACCGATCGCCCAGATCGGTTCATAGGCGATGACCGACTTCTTGACCTGTCCGGCATCGAGGCCTTCAAGTGCCTGTGTCACCTGATCCTTGACCTTGTCGGCCGCCTTGCCCGACTCGCGTTCCTCATCTGATTCGCCGCAGCAGATGATCGGCACGAGACCTTTGGAATGGAGCGCATGCGCCTTCTTGTTGATGTCCGCATCCGTTTCATTGAAGTGCTCCCTGCGCTCGGAGTGGCCGATGATGACATAATCCACGCCGAGGTCCTCCAGCATGGCCGGGGATACTTCACCCGTATATGCACCGCTGTCCTCAAAGTGGCTGTTCTCAGCACCTACACCCAGTTCCATTCCTTTCGTCTTCTCAACGAGGGAAGGGAGGTGGATGAACGGTGCACATACCGCACTTTCGACCTCACTTTTCTTCGGCAGGTCGCCGAGTGCATCGATGAACGCCTCACCTTCAGAAATCGTCTTGTTCATCTTCCAGTTGCCTGCTATAAATGGGGTCCTCATAAATCTTCCTCCTCATATTATAAAATCAGTCCATACCTATTTATCGTCTATGACGGAAAGTCCCGGCAGTTCCTTGCCTTCGAGATATTCGAGCGAAGCGCCGCCTCCTGTGGAAATGTGGGAGAAGTCATCCGCATATCCCAAGTCCATGGCTGCTGCTGCGGAATCGCCGCCGCCGATGATCGTCTTGGCATCTGTAAGTTCCGCTATCGCCTTGCATACACCAATCGTCCCTTTGGCGAAGTTCTCCATTTCGAACACGCCCATCGGCCCGTTCCATACGACGGTCCTTGCACCTTGAAGCACTTCCTTGAAGTTGGTCACCGTGTCCTCTCCAATGTCGAGCCCTTCCATATCTGAAGGGATTTCATCTACAGAGACGGTCCTGTGCTTGGCATCGGCATCAAAATCTTCTGCCACTACGATATCAATCGGAAGCACAATCTTATCGCCAGCTTCTTCAAGGAGGGATTTTGCAAGTTCCACCTTGTCCGCTTCAAGCAGAGAATTGCCGATTTCCTTGCCCTGTGCCTTAAGGAAAGTGTAGGCCATACCGCCGCCGATGATCACCTTGTCCGCCTTGTCGAGCACGTTCTTGATGACACCGATCTTGTCGGAGACTTTGGCACCTCCGAGGATGGCTACGAATGGACGCTCCGGTGAATCGATGGCGCCGCCGATGAAGTCTATCTCCTTCTGCATGAGGTAGCCGGATACCGTTTCAATGTTCGAACCGATGCCGACATTGGAAGCATGGCTCCTGTGGGCCGTACCAAATGCGTCGTTGACGAAGACATCCCCAAGGGAAGCCCAGTATTTTCCGAGCTCTGCATCGTTGCCGCTTTCCTTCTTCCCGTCGATATCTTCAAAACGGGTATTTTCAAACATCAGAAGTTCCCCGTCCTCAAGCTTGTCGATCGCCTGTTCAAGGGCATCTCCACGTGTATGCGGAACAAAGGGTACATCCTTGTCGAGCAGTTCAGCCAATCTTTCGGCTACAGGCTGGAGCGTCTTATCCTTCTTGTCCTCCTCGCTCTTCACTTTCCCGAGGTGGGAGAAGAGGATGACCCTTCCGCCCTGCTCAAGTACATACTTAATCGTCGGAAGCGCCTGTACGATACGGTTGTCATTCGTGATCTCCCCGTCTGACATCGGAACGTTCAAATCAGCGCGGAGAAGCACCTTCCTGCCTTTCAGTTCTACATCTTCTACAGTCTTCTTCATTGCCATGCCTCCTATACTTTTCTGTCCATTCTTATTATACCCATATGTAAATGGGAATAAAATAAAAACGGGCGGTTCCCCGCCCGTTTATTCATCGGCATTACTTATTGTTCGTCACCATGTGGTTCAGTGTTCTTACAAGCTGGGCAGTGTAGGACATTTCATTGTCGTACCATGCTACTGCACGTACAAGCTGTTTTCCGTCGACATCGATGACACGTGTCTGTGTGGCATCGAACAGGGAACCTTCTTTGATTCCGATGACATCAGTAGATACAATCTGATCTTCAGTATAGCCGAATGAAGGGTTCTTGGCTGCCTTCATCGCTTCGTTGACGTCTTCTGCAGTGACCGTCTCATTGAGTACTGCCGTCACTTCAGTGAGCGAACCTGATTTTACCGGTACACGCTGCGCACCGCCATCGAGCTTGCCATCGAGTTCAGGAAGCACGAGGCCGATCGCCTTTGCAGCACCTGTGGAGTTTGGCACGATGTTCTCTGCTGCTGCACGGGCACGACGGTAGTCGCCTTTCGCGTGTGGCGCATCCAGTGTGTTCTGGTCACCTGTATAGGCGTGGATCGTCGTCATCAGGCCGCGTTGGATGCCGTATTTGTCATTGAGCACCTTAACGACCGGAGCGAGACAGTTTGTTGTACAGGATGCAGCTGAAACTACCTCTTCAGAACCATCGAGTACATCTTCGTTCACACCGTATACGATCGTTTTCATATCGCCTTTGCCGGGAGCGGAGATGAGTACTTTCTTGGCGCCTGCATCAAGGTGTTTTCTTGCATCTTCTTCATTGGTGAAGAAACCAGTACATTCCAGGACGATATCGATATCGAGATCTCCCCAAGGAAGTTCTGCAGGATCTTTTCTATTGAAGGATTTGATTTCCTTGCCATTGATTTTGAATCCACCGTCAATCTGCTCAACTTCACCTTCGAAGCGTCCTTGAGTGGAATCATATTTGAAGAGGTGCGCGAGAAAATCGTCATCTGTAAGGTCGTTTACTGCCACCACTTCCATATCGTCATAGTTCAGAATTTCCCTTGCCGCCAATCTGCCGATGCGTCCGAATCCATTAATTGCTACTCTAACCATAATTTATGTCCTCCTTGATTTCATATATCATTATTATTTAACTGTCCAATAAAAATTCTGCGATGGTCTCATCAATAAAAAGCACGGTATTCCTGGGTGCCATCTTCATGTAGGCTCTGACCGCCTCTTTCTTGCTGCTGCCGCCAGCTACGGCCAGAATGGCCTTCTTGCTTTCCAGATCTTCGAGCTGGAGGCCGATTGTTTTGACTTTTCGGACGATGTCCCCCTCTTTGTCGAAATAATAGCCGAAGGCTTCACCCACTGCGCCGCTATCCTTCAACCCGGCGAGCGTCTCGTCGTCCACATTGCGCCGCTCGGCCATCGTAAAGGCTTCTCCGATGCCATGGATGACATAGTGCGATTGCCTGTTCAGTTCAGCGATTTCCTTTACGGATGGCTCGGCCTTCAACGATTCAAGTGCACTTTCACCGACGTTGTCCGGGGCATAAAGCACCTTGTGTTCACCACCGGTTGCTGAAGCCAGCCGGCTCGCTATCGAGTTCGCCTGGTTGCCCAGTTCCTCACCAAGTCCGCCACGTGCCGGAACGAACAGCAGCTTTTCATCTGCGGGGTGCAGGTACTTCCCGACATTGGCCATCGTAGAGCCGCCCGTCACGGAAATGACTGCACCATTGAAGAGCATCTTCTGGAATTCCTCGGCCATGAGCTTCGCCAATTCCTGCTGAAGTTCAGGACTTTCGTCTGCATCACCACGGATGATGAAGAAATCCTGCAGCCCATATTTGTCCCTGAGTCTGCGCGCAAGATCGGTTCTTCTGTCCAACGTGGTCATGTAGGGGGATAAATCCCGCAATACTTCAATACCCGATTGGGAGATGGATATGCCTTTTTTATCTATATCTATCAACCCCAGGGCATAAAGCGAATCCACTTCTTTCCTTAAAACTCTTTCCGTCATGTTCAATTTCCTCGAAAGTGTCCGGCGCCCTATCGGCTGATGGGCTTCAATCTGCTTGAGTATGCTGGAGCGCTTCTGCAATTCCAGGACAACTTCCGGGGCGATGCGTTTCTGGATGTCCAACAGTTTCTGCCACATGAGACTCAACACCTCTCGTCAAAGTGAGACGTATTACGTCCCACAAGGGACAAAAAATAATTACATCATTTAATATATCATAAATATTAAAGAATGCAATTATTTCTATTGCGTTATTCTATTCTTTACCCACAATATCCTTAAGATAATCATAGACGTATACAAAATCTATGATGCCCTCCTGGATGACCTGCCCTTCGTGCATGAGTACAGGGACCCGGATCATATACTCCTCCTGGAGTGCATCATCCTGATCGATGTCGATGCTCCGCATCTTTACATCACTGTATCTGAGTTCCGACAGGGCAAGCTTTATCTGCTCTATCCCTTCGTCGCATAAAGAACACCGTTCCCTCGTATAATATGTCAGTTCAAGCACATTTATACCTCTTCTCTCTTCAATTTCCTTCTGATCGTCTGCAGAACCTGGTCGGCCATCTCGGTACTGATGATGCCCATGGCGATGGCAAGCGAAATCAGTGCAGCTTCGAATCCATACTCCAAAGCGGTCATATATTCATTTAATACTACGTGGCGCATCGCATCATATGCCAATCCACCAGGGACGAGCGGGATGATCCCACATGT
The sequence above is drawn from the Salinicoccus roseus genome and encodes:
- the secG gene encoding preprotein translocase subunit SecG yields the protein MQTLLVVLLIIVCISLIAVVLLQSGKSAGLSGAIGGGAEQLFGKQKARGMDLILHRATVILSLLFFLIMLLLTYLS
- a CDS encoding carbohydrate kinase family protein, whose amino-acid sequence is MKRLYTIGEALIDFIPSEKGRKLKDVDGFEPQVGGAPANVAAAHAILGGESHLLTQLGTDAFGDRILELLEAKGVHTAYITRTHEANTGLAFVSLDEAGNRDFSFYRNPSADLLYDSAAVSGIDFAKSDILHFCSVDLVESVMKETHRTVIQKVKEAGGTIVFDPNIRLPLWEDEEACRKAVREFMGFADIIKVSDEELEFITGISRESTALGALFTGDTEAVIYTKGPLGSEILFREGGRCEHPGFEVETIDTTGAGDAFIGAVLRKLSSDSGSALETLRQNGPEVLRFANAVGALSTSKRGAITSIPEQGEVEAFIRDCR
- the eno gene encoding phosphopyruvate hydratase, with protein sequence MPLITDVYAREVLDSRGNPTVEVEVLTESGAFGRALVPSGASTGEYEAVELRDGDDTRYVGKGVEEAVENVNEVIGPELVDGDFSVLEQVSIDKMMIALDGTENKGKLGANAILGVSMAVAKAAADLLGQPLYKYLGGFGAVQLPVPMMNIINGGEHADNNVDIQEFMIMPVGAESFKEGLRMGAEIFHNLKKVLKDKGYNTGVGDEGGFAPNLGSNEEALSTIIEAVEKAGYKPGDQIRLAMDAASSEFYDAKTGKYELKGEGKSYTSEEMVNWYAEMIEKYPIISIEDGLDENDWEGTRLLTEKLGDKVQLVGDDLFVTNTTKLARAINEGVGNAILIKVNQIGTLTETFEAIEMAKRAGYTAVISHRSGETEDTTIADIAVAVNAGQIKTGAPSRTDRVAKYNQLLRIEDELFETAKYEGLSSFYNLDKK
- the gpmI gene encoding 2,3-bisphosphoglycerate-independent phosphoglycerate mutase, which produces MMAKPVGLIILDGFANRDEVKGNAVKAANKPNFDRYFNKYPHNELSACGLDVGLPEGQMGNSEVGHLNIGAGRVVYQSLTRINKSIEDGDFFRNEVLLDAMDHVNENDSALHVMGLLSDGGVHSHYEHLFAILRMAKEKGLKNVYVHAFLDGRDVNQESAINYVKESEKRFEEIGIGEFATVSGRYYAMDRDKRWDREELAYQAMSNGVGERFDNAEEGIRASYEEGIHDEFVKPFIVFGQDGDYDRGIMNNDAVIFYNFRPDRAAQLSEVYTNEEFMGFEIEEKYSDLKFVTFTKYSDNVVADVVFEKDDIINTIGEVVSKAGKRQLRIAETEKYPHVTYFMSGGRHNEFDGERRALIDSPKVPTYDLQPEMSAYEVRDRCMDELAKEDLDLVILNFANPDMVGHSGKLEPTVKAIEAVDECLGPIVDEILAQGGTAIITADHGNSDEVTTIEGEPMTAHTTNPVPVIVTKEGVEVGSGRLADLAPTLLDLMGIDKPEEMTGESLIR
- the tpiA gene encoding triose-phosphate isomerase translates to MRTPFIAGNWKMNKTISEGEAFIDALGDLPKKSEVESAVCAPFIHLPSLVEKTKGMELGVGAENSHFEDSGAYTGEVSPAMLEDLGVDYVIIGHSERREHFNETDADINKKAHALHSKGLVPIICCGESDEERESGKAADKVKDQVTQALEGLDAGQVKKSVIAYEPIWAIGTGKSATSDDANEMCGVIRETVASLYDQETADAIRIQYGGSVKPGNIKEYMAQEHIDGALVGGASLEPESFVQLLEGAK
- a CDS encoding phosphoglycerate kinase produces the protein MKKTVEDVELKGRKVLLRADLNVPMSDGEITNDNRIVQALPTIKYVLEQGGRVILFSHLGKVKSEEDKKDKTLQPVAERLAELLDKDVPFVPHTRGDALEQAIDKLEDGELLMFENTRFEDIDGKKESGNDAELGKYWASLGDVFVNDAFGTAHRSHASNVGIGSNIETVSGYLMQKEIDFIGGAIDSPERPFVAILGGAKVSDKIGVIKNVLDKADKVIIGGGMAYTFLKAQGKEIGNSLLEADKVELAKSLLEEAGDKIVLPIDIVVAEDFDADAKHRTVSVDEIPSDMEGLDIGEDTVTNFKEVLQGARTVVWNGPMGVFEMENFAKGTIGVCKAIAELTDAKTIIGGGDSAAAAMDLGYADDFSHISTGGGASLEYLEGKELPGLSVIDDK
- the gap gene encoding type I glyceraldehyde-3-phosphate dehydrogenase, which translates into the protein MMVRVAINGFGRIGRLAAREILNYDDMEVVAVNDLTDDDFLAHLFKYDSTQGRFEGEVEQIDGGFKINGKEIKSFNRKDPAELPWGDLDIDIVLECTGFFTNEEDARKHLDAGAKKVLISAPGKGDMKTIVYGVNEDVLDGSEEVVSAASCTTNCLAPVVKVLNDKYGIQRGLMTTIHAYTGDQNTLDAPHAKGDYRRARAAAENIVPNSTGAAKAIGLVLPELDGKLDGGAQRVPVKSGSLTEVTAVLNETVTAEDVNEAMKAAKNPSFGYTEDQIVSTDVIGIKEGSLFDATQTRVIDVDGKQLVRAVAWYDNEMSYTAQLVRTLNHMVTNNK
- a CDS encoding sugar-binding transcriptional regulator — its product is MWQKLLDIQKRIAPEVVLELQKRSSILKQIEAHQPIGRRTLSRKLNMTERVLRKEVDSLYALGLIDIDKKGISISQSGIEVLRDLSPYMTTLDRRTDLARRLRDKYGLQDFFIIRGDADESPELQQELAKLMAEEFQKMLFNGAVISVTGGSTMANVGKYLHPADEKLLFVPARGGLGEELGNQANSIASRLASATGGEHKVLYAPDNVGESALESLKAEPSVKEIAELNRQSHYVIHGIGEAFTMAERRNVDDETLAGLKDSGAVGEAFGYYFDKEGDIVRKVKTIGLQLEDLESKKAILAVAGGSSKKEAVRAYMKMAPRNTVLFIDETIAEFLLDS
- a CDS encoding glutaredoxin family protein, whose amino-acid sequence is MLELTYYTRERCSLCDEGIEQIKLALSELRYSDVKMRSIDIDQDDALQEEYMIRVPVLMHEGQVIQEGIIDFVYVYDYLKDIVGKE